The following proteins come from a genomic window of Malus domestica chromosome 02, GDT2T_hap1:
- the LOC103449718 gene encoding uncharacterized protein isoform X2, with product MVIMSALDPLDSILFSLSKAFSSPPAVFVQIQGCLICLVLAFGWACAAYVRNREINRMKDSMQRGNSFAFLCHDIAELEHSNQLKLPRVTVVMPLKGFGEHNLHNWRSQVTSLYGGPLEFMFIVESREDPAYRAVSLLLSDLKDEVDAKIVVAGLSTTCSQKIHNQLIGVEKMHKDSKYVLFLDDDVRLHPGSIGALTSEMEKNPDIFIQTGYPLDLPSGSLGSYCIYEYHMPCSMGFATGGRTFFLWGGCMMMHADDFRLDRYGVVTGLKNGGYSDDMTLAAIAGAHKRLITSPPVAVFPHPLASDLSFPRYWNYLRKQTFVLESYTTTVNWIMNRALFTVHCYLSWGFVTPFLMAIIHITAALRMYITGYSIEETTFTFGGLKLVGCLATCTFIELLSMWNLTRIEVHLCNMLSPEAPKLSLATYNWSLIERSKDMGPIYTDLGGKHLGKKGAPPKLSFLSSLARSLAQWCQPKKYDI from the exons ATGGTAATAATGTCTGCATTGGATCCTCTCGATTCGATACTCTTCTCTCTCAGCAAAGCGTTCTCCAGCCCGCCAGCGGTCTTCGTTCAGATCcag GGTTGTCTAATCTGTTTGGTTCTTGCTTTCGGATGGGCTTGTGCGGCTTATGTCAG GAATAGGGAGATTAATCGGATGAAGGATAGTATGCAACGAGGCAATAGCTTTGCTTTCCTTTGCCATGATATCGCTGAACTTGAGCACTCAAATCAGCTCAAACTGCCAAGAGTAACCGTTGTTATGCCTTTGAAGGGATTTGGAGAACACAATTTACACAATTGGAGAAGCCAG GTCACTTCTCTCTATGGTGGTCCCTTAGAATTTATGTTTATCGTGGAAAGCAGAGAAGACCCTGCTTATCGTGCTGTATCTTTGCTGCTGTCAGATCTTAAG GACGAGGTTGATGCTAAGATTGTTGTGGCTGGTCTTTCAACAACCTGTAGTCAGAAAATTCACAACCAATTG ATTGGAGTGGAGAAAATGCACAAAGACAGCAAGTATGTATTATTTTTGGATGATGATGTTAGGCTTCACCCTGGGTCGATTGGAGCCCTAACCTCCGAGATGGAGAAAAATCCTGAT ATATTTATCCAAACCGGATACCCCCTTGATTTGCCTTCGGGAAGCTTAGGGAGTTACTGCATTTATGAATATCATATG CCTTGCTCAATGGGCTTTGCTACTGGTGGAAGGACATTCTTTCTGTGGGGAGGATGCATGATG ATGCATGCAGATGATTTTAGACTCGACCGCTATGGAGTGGTCACAGGACTTAAAAATGGCGGTTACTCTGACGATATGACTCTCGCAGCTATAGCTG GTGCTCATAAAAGGCTCATCACATCACCTCCAGTTGCCGTTTTCCCCCATCCGCTTGCAAGTGATCTTAGTTTTCCAAG GTATTGGAACTACTTGAGGAAGCAGACATTTGTGTTGGAATCATATACAACAACAGTTAACTGGATTATGAACCGTGCATTGTTTACCGTCCACTGCTATCTCTCGTGGGGATTTGTAACACCATTCTTAATGGCCATTATTCATATCACTGCAGCCCTACGAATGTATATTACGGGGTATTCAATCGAGGAAACAACCTTCACTTTTGGTG GATTGAAACTGGTAGGCTGCCTAGCGACATGCACATTTATCGAACTTCTTTCAATGTGGAACTTGACCAGGATAGAAGTTCATTTATGCAACATGTTATCGCCGGAGGCTCCTAAACTCTCACTTGCTACTTACAACTGGAGCCTT ATTGAACGAAGCAAGGATATGGGTCCGATATATACGGACTTGGGAGGAAAGCATTTAGGGAAGAAAGGAGCTCCTCCGAAACTGTCATTCCTCAGCTCTTTGGCTAGAAGTTTGGCACAATGGTGTCAGCCGAAGAAATACGATATCTAG
- the LOC103449718 gene encoding uncharacterized protein isoform X1: MVIMSALDPLDSILFSLSKAFSSPPAVFVQIQGCLICLVLAFGWACAAYVRNREINRMKDSMQRGNSFAFLCHDIAELEHSNQLKLPRVTVVMPLKGFGEHNLHNWRSQVTSLYGGPLEFMFIVESREDPAYRAVSLLLSDLKDEVDAKIVVAGLSTTCSQKIHNQLIGVEKMHKDSKYVLFLDDDVRLHPGSIGALTSEMEKNPDIFIQTGYPLDLPSGSLGSYCIYEYHMPCSMGFATGGRTFFLWGGCMMMHADDFRLDRYGVVTGLKNGGYSDDMTLAAIAGAHKRLITSPPVAVFPHPLASDLSFPRYWNYLRKQTFVLESYTTTVNWIMNRALFTVHCYLSWGFVTPFLMAIIHITAALRMYITGYSIEETTFTFGGLKLVGCLATCTFIELLSMWNLTRIEVHLCNMLSPEAPKLSLATYNWSLVFIALIVDNFLYPISAFRSHFSQSINWSGIRYHLKDGKIFKIERSKDMGPIYTDLGGKHLGKKGAPPKLSFLSSLARSLAQWCQPKKYDI, encoded by the exons ATGGTAATAATGTCTGCATTGGATCCTCTCGATTCGATACTCTTCTCTCTCAGCAAAGCGTTCTCCAGCCCGCCAGCGGTCTTCGTTCAGATCcag GGTTGTCTAATCTGTTTGGTTCTTGCTTTCGGATGGGCTTGTGCGGCTTATGTCAG GAATAGGGAGATTAATCGGATGAAGGATAGTATGCAACGAGGCAATAGCTTTGCTTTCCTTTGCCATGATATCGCTGAACTTGAGCACTCAAATCAGCTCAAACTGCCAAGAGTAACCGTTGTTATGCCTTTGAAGGGATTTGGAGAACACAATTTACACAATTGGAGAAGCCAG GTCACTTCTCTCTATGGTGGTCCCTTAGAATTTATGTTTATCGTGGAAAGCAGAGAAGACCCTGCTTATCGTGCTGTATCTTTGCTGCTGTCAGATCTTAAG GACGAGGTTGATGCTAAGATTGTTGTGGCTGGTCTTTCAACAACCTGTAGTCAGAAAATTCACAACCAATTG ATTGGAGTGGAGAAAATGCACAAAGACAGCAAGTATGTATTATTTTTGGATGATGATGTTAGGCTTCACCCTGGGTCGATTGGAGCCCTAACCTCCGAGATGGAGAAAAATCCTGAT ATATTTATCCAAACCGGATACCCCCTTGATTTGCCTTCGGGAAGCTTAGGGAGTTACTGCATTTATGAATATCATATG CCTTGCTCAATGGGCTTTGCTACTGGTGGAAGGACATTCTTTCTGTGGGGAGGATGCATGATG ATGCATGCAGATGATTTTAGACTCGACCGCTATGGAGTGGTCACAGGACTTAAAAATGGCGGTTACTCTGACGATATGACTCTCGCAGCTATAGCTG GTGCTCATAAAAGGCTCATCACATCACCTCCAGTTGCCGTTTTCCCCCATCCGCTTGCAAGTGATCTTAGTTTTCCAAG GTATTGGAACTACTTGAGGAAGCAGACATTTGTGTTGGAATCATATACAACAACAGTTAACTGGATTATGAACCGTGCATTGTTTACCGTCCACTGCTATCTCTCGTGGGGATTTGTAACACCATTCTTAATGGCCATTATTCATATCACTGCAGCCCTACGAATGTATATTACGGGGTATTCAATCGAGGAAACAACCTTCACTTTTGGTG GATTGAAACTGGTAGGCTGCCTAGCGACATGCACATTTATCGAACTTCTTTCAATGTGGAACTTGACCAGGATAGAAGTTCATTTATGCAACATGTTATCGCCGGAGGCTCCTAAACTCTCACTTGCTACTTACAACTGGAGCCTT GTTTTTATCGCACTTATAgtagataattttttatacCCCATCTCTGCCTTCCGTTCTCATTTCTCTCAGTCCATAAATTGGTCTGGTATTCGATATCACTTAAAGGATGGGAAGATATTCAAG ATTGAACGAAGCAAGGATATGGGTCCGATATATACGGACTTGGGAGGAAAGCATTTAGGGAAGAAAGGAGCTCCTCCGAAACTGTCATTCCTCAGCTCTTTGGCTAGAAGTTTGGCACAATGGTGTCAGCCGAAGAAATACGATATCTAG
- the LOC103449737 gene encoding rRNA methyltransferase 1, mitochondrial-like produces MITVGGTEDWGKPIQKKIMLGKVVHLSMGVKKVVGRGSAVKDYQSDYRGRDRRLEEANTEGDAEEEEVGEEEEMEAVDDPRWDHIQNKLRGMEDVKPGRERPEFRRWNRQEDWGKKTWNEATESSVPRMIGQSVYGVGPVLAALSAGRREFYALYIQEGMDLSKNNRKKKDKKGFERILLMADKIGLNVKDVSKHDLNMATDNRPHQGLVLDTSPLEMVKINELEPVSVEEDKGSLWIALDEVTDPQNVGAIIRSAYFFGASGVVLCAKNSAPLSGVVSKSSAGSLELMELRYCKNMMQFLTSSAENGWRVLGGSVSSKALPLNEVAPSVPTILVLGSEGTGLRPLVERSCTDLIRIPGNIPVEITAGGVDDTETVEGKHACSAEEFRSLLAVESLNVSVATGVLLHHLTGNNNNENVHAVNQQTDELD; encoded by the coding sequence ATGATTACCGTGGGAGGGACAGAAGATTGGGGGAAGCCGATAcagaaaaaaattatgttaggAAAAGTGGTCCATTTGAGCATGGGGGTAAAGAAAGTAGTTGGAAGGGGAAGTGCGGTAAAGGATTATCAAAGTGATTACCGTGGGAGGGACAGAAGATTGGAGGAAGCCAATACAGAAGGAgatgcagaagaagaagaagtaggagaagaagaagaaatggaagCGGTTGATGATCCAAGGTGGGATCATATTCAAAACAAGCTCAGGGGAATGGAAGATGTAAAACCTGGACGTGAGAGACCTGAGTTTCGAAGGTGGAATAGGCAGGAAGATTGGGGTAAGAAGACATGGAACGAGGCTACTGAATCATCCGTGCCTAGGATGATTGGCCAAAGTGTTTATGGTGTTGGTCCAGTTTTGGCTGCTTTGTCAGCTGGAAGAAGAGAATTTTATGCATTGTATATTCAAGAAGGGATGGATTTGAGCAAAAATAATAGGAAGAAGAAGGACAAGAAGGGCTTTGAGAGAATTTTACTGATGGCTGACAAGATTGGGTTAAACGTAAAGGATGTCTCTAAGCATGATCTTAATATGGCTACTGATAATCGACCTCATCAGGGTCTGGTTCTAGATACCTCTCCGTTGGAGATGGTGAAAATTAACGAATTGGAACCTGTTTCAGTTGAGGAAGATAAGGGTTCTCTCTGGATTGCTTTGGATGAGGTTACAGATCCTCAGAATGTGGGGGCAATCATCAGGTCGGCTTACTTCTTTGGAGCTTCTGGGGTGGTGTTATGTGCCAAGAATTCAGCCCCACTGAGTGGCGTTGTGAGCAAATCAAGTGCAGGCTCACTTGAGTTGATGGAGTTGAGATACTGCAAGAATATGATGCAGTTCCTAACATCCTCGGCTGAAAATGGTTGGCGGGTTCTTGGAGGTTCTGTTTCTTCCAAGGCTTTACCTTTGAACGAGGTTGCACCTAGTGTGCCAACAATTCTTGTTCTGGGAAGTGAGGGCACTGGGTTGAGACCTTTGGTGGAAAGATCTTGCACTGATTTGATTAGAATCCCGGGGAATATTCCCGTGGAAATTACTGCTGGTGGAGTTGATGATACTGAAACCGTGGAAGGGAAACATGCATGCTCAGCTGAAGAGTTCCGATCACTTTTGGCCGTGGAGAGCTTAAATGTCAGTGTTGCAACTGGTGTGCTGCTTCATCACTTAACCGGAAACAATAACAATGAGAATGTCCATGCAGTTAATCAGCAGACTGACGAACTTGACTGA
- the LOC103449748 gene encoding mitochondrial import inner membrane translocase subunit TIM17-2-like produces the protein MGTPETSREPCPDRILDDIGGAFGMGAVGGSAFHFLKGVYHSPSGSRFIGGSQAVRMNAPRVGGSFAVWGGLFSAFDCTMVYVRQKEDPWNSIIAGAATGGFLQMRQGLGASARSAAFGGVLLALIEGAGIMLNKFMSQQQQMPVVIEEPANMPGVPGLPPMGRAPGQPGPPEMATSVSGGSEANSSSGSWFGGLFGKGNEPEAKSSGSETKVLESFDAPPVPTFEFK, from the coding sequence ATGGGGACTCCAGAAACATCCCGGGAACCGTGCCCCGACCGCATCCTTGACGACATCGGCGGTGCCTTCGGCATGGGTGCTGTCGGTGGGTCCGCCTTCCACTTCCTCAAGGGCGTCTACCACTCCCCATCCGGCTCCCGGTTCATCGGCGGATCCCAGGCCGTCCGGATGAACGCACCGCGCGTTGGCGGGAGCTTCGCCGTCTGGGGAGGCCTTTTCTCCGCCTTCGACTGCACCATGGTCTACGTCCGCCAGAAGGAGGACCCCTGGAACTCCATCATCGCCGGCGCCGCCACCGGTGGCTTCCTCCAGATGCGCCAGGGGCTTGGCGCCTCGGCCCGATCGGCCGCCTTCGGTGGCGTTCTCTTAGCGCTGATTGAAGGAGCTGGGATCATGCTTAATAAGTTTATGAGCCAACAGCAGCAGATGCCAGTTGTTATTGAAGAACCGGCGAATATGCCCGGTGTGCCTGGTCTTCCTCCGATGGGCCGGGCTCCAGGTCAGCCAGGCCCACCGGAGATGGCAACGTCTGTTAGCGGCGGCTCTGAGGCGAATTCGAGCTCAGGATCGTGGTTTGGAGGGCTGTTTGGAAAGGGTAATGAGCCTGAGGCTAAGAGCAGCGGAAGCGAGACGAAGGTTTTGGAGAGTTTCGATGCACCGCCAGTTCCAACCTTCGAGTTTAAGTGA
- the LOC103449757 gene encoding probable 3-hydroxyisobutyrate dehydrogenase-like 1, mitochondrial, producing the protein MTKLKIVKLFPLPLLRLLSHSTRTATLSLLLRRRNMATVASSDSPISPSNTRVGWIGTGVMGRFMCTHLLKAGYAFTVFNRTLSKAQPLVDLGAHLADSPSAVASKSDVVFSIVGYPSDVRSVLLDPTTGALSGLRPGGILVDMTTSEPSLAVEISSAAESKSCSAVDAPVTGGDVGAKNGTLAILAGGDENTVRKLTPLFSLMGKVNYMGGAGKGQFAKLANQTIIASTMVGLVEGMIFAHKSGLDVGLFLDAIKVGAAGSKSLDLYGGRILKRDLEPGFYVNHFVKDLGICLKECQKMGLALPGLALAQQLYLSLKAHGEGNLGTQALIVAVERLNNVSLEYAPAK; encoded by the coding sequence ATGACAAAACTCAAAATAGTCAAACTCTTTCCACTTCCACTCCTCCGTCTACTCTCACACTCCACCAGGACCGCCactctctccctcctcctccgccgTCGCAACATGGCCACCGTCGCGTCATCCGATTCCCCCATAAGTCCGTCAAACACCCGGGTCGGGTGGATCGGGACCGGCGTTATGGGCCGGTTCATGTGCACCCACCTCCTCAAGGCCGGCTACGCCTTCACCGTCTTCAACCGCACCCTCTCCAAGGCCCAGCCTCTAGTCGACCTCGGGGCCCACCTGGCCGACTCCCCAAGCGCCGTCGCCTCCAAATCCGACGTCGTCTTTTCCATCGTCGGCTACCCCTCCGACGTCCGCTCCGTCCTCCTCGACCCCACCACCGGCGCACTCTCCGGACTCCGCCCCGGAGGCATCCTTGTCGACATGACCACCTCCGAACCCTCCCTCGCCGTCGAGATCTCCTCCGCCGCTGAGTCCAAATCCTGCTCAGCTGTCGATGCCCCCGTCACCGGCGGCGACGTTGGCGCCAAGAACGGAACTCTTGCGATCCTCGCCGGCGGCGACGAAAACACCGTCCGCAAGCTAACCCCTCTGTTCTCTCTCATGGGCAAAGTGAATTATATGGGCGGCGCCGGAAAGGGACAGTTCGCGAAGCTGGCGAACCAGACGATCATCGCTTCCACGATGGTGGGTCTGGTGGAGGGTATGATCTTCGCCCACAAGTCCGGCCTCGACGTGGGTCTTTTCCTAGATGCGATCAAAGTGGGCGCCGCAGGGTCGAAGTCGCTGGATTTGTACGGCGGCCGGATTCTGAAGAGGGATTTGGAGCCGGGATTCTATGTGAACCACTTCGTGAAAGATTTGGGGATTTGCTTGAAGGAGTGCCAGAAGATGGGACTTGCTCTTCCCGGATTAGCCCTAGCTCAGCAGCTTTATCTGTCGCTGAAGGCTCACGGCGAGGGCAATTTGGGAACTCAGGCGCTTATTGTGGCGGTGGAGCGGCTGAATAATGTGTCACTTGAATACGCTCCTGCAAAATAA
- the LOC114819361 gene encoding probable 3-hydroxyisobutyrate dehydrogenase-like 1, mitochondrial has product MTKLKIVKLFPLPLLHPLSHSTRTATLSLLLRRRHMATVASSDSPISPSNTRVGWIGTGVMGRSMCTHLLKAGYALTVFNRTLSKAQPLVDLGAHLADSPSAVASKSDVVFSIVGYPSDVRSVLLDPTTGALSGLRPGGILVDMTTSEPSLAVDISSAAESKSCSAVDAPVTGGDVGAKNGTLAILAGGDENTVRKLTPLFSLMGKVNYMGGAGKGQFAKLANQTIIASTMVGLVEGMIFAHKSGLDVGLFLDAIKVGAAGSKLLDLHGGRILKRDLEPGFYVNHFVKDLGICLKECQKMGLALPGLALAQQLYLSLKAHGEGNLGTQALIVAVERLNNVSLEYAPAK; this is encoded by the coding sequence ATGACAAAACTCAAAATAGTCAAACTGTTTCCACTTCCACTCCTCCATCCACTCTCACACTCCACCAGGACCGCCactctctccctcctcctccgccgTCGCCACATGGCCACCGTCGCGTCATCCGATTCCCCCATAAGTCCGTCAAACACCCGGGTCGGGTGGATCGGGACCGGCGTTATGGGCCGGTCCATGTGCACCCACCTCCTCAAGGCCGGCTACGCCCTCACCGTCTTCAACCGCACCCTCTCCAAGGCCCAGCCTCTAGTCGACCTCGGGGCCCACCTGGCCGACTCCCCAAGCGCCGTCGCCTCCAAATCCGACGTCGTCTTTTCCATCGTCGGCTACCCCTCCGACGTCCGCTCCGTCCTCCTCGACCCCACCACCGGCGCACTCTCCGGACTCCGCCCCGGAGGCATCCTTGTCGACATGACCACCTCCGAACCCTCCCTCGCCGTCGACATCTCCTCCGCCGCTGAGTCCAAATCCTGCTCAGCTGTCGATGCCCCCGTCACCGGCGGCGACGTTGGCGCCAAGAACGGAACTCTCGCGATCCTCGCCGGCGGCGACGAAAACACCGTCCGCAAGCTAACCCCTCTGTTCTCCCTCATGGGCAAAGTGAATTATATGGGCGGCGCCGGAAAGGGACAGTTCGCGAAGCTGGCGAACCAGACGATCATCGCTTCCACGATGGTGGGTCTGGTGGAGGGTATGATCTTCGCCCACAAGTCCGGCCTCGACGTGGGTCTTTTCCTAGATGCGATCAAAGTGGGCGCCGCAGGGTCGAAGTTGCTGGATTTGCACGGCGGCCGGATTCTGAAGAGGGATTTGGAGCCGGGATTCTATGTGAACCACTTCGTGAAAGATTTGGGGATTTGCTTGAAGGAGTGCCAGAAGATGGGACTTGCTCTTCCCGGATTAGCCCTAGCTCAGCAGCTTTATCTGTCGCTGAAGGCTCACGGCGAGGGCAATTTGGGAACTCAGGCGCTTATTGTGGCGGTGGAGCGGCTGAATAATGTGTCACTTGAATATGCTCCTGCAAAATAA
- the LOC139187419 gene encoding uncharacterized protein, with product MVISWILNSVHSDIGNNVMYTNTAAKVWEELRERFSQGNDSRIYQIKRDIVEHRQGQQSVAVYYTKLKAMWDELSSYNEAATYSCGGLETLRKREDKEKVMQFLMGLNDNYSAIRGQILLMQPLPDTRRVYSLVLQQEKQVEVSHNRDSISHHAMHAANNGELTNQAHQAQKKRTPLHCSYCDQDRHSIETCYYLNGFPPGHKFHGKNVKPPNQRRSNANHAKATDANKPADSSSKSSSSIDGPRFTTEEYNQIMAMLRKNNDGNAHHFANVAGRVYEEDDWPGQAT from the exons ATGGTGATATCCTGGATCCTAAATTCTGTACACTCAGATATTGGGAACAACGTCATGTACACAAACACGGCAGCGAAGGTCTGGGAAGAATTAAGAGAACGTTTCTCTCAAGGAAACGACTCGAGGATTTACCAAATAAAAAGGGACATCGTGGAGCATAGACAAGGGCAGCAGTCAGTTGCTGTCTATTACACTAAATTGAAGGCTATGTGGGATGAACTTTCCTCCTACAACGAGGCTGCAACCTATTCTTGTGGAGGATTGGAAACGCTCAGAAAGAGAGAAGATAAGGAAAAAGTCATGCAATTCCTCATGGGATTGAATGACAACTATTCAGCCATTCGTGGCCAAATTCTTTTGATGCAGCCCCTCCCTGATACAAGGCGGGTGTATTCTCTCGTTCTCCAACAAGAAAAGCAAGTTGAAGTGTCTCACAATCGAGATAGCATCAGCCATCATGCCATGCACGCTGCGAATAATGGAGAATTGACAAATCAAGCACATCAGGCTCAGAAAAAGAGAACCCCACTCCACTGCTCCTACTGTGATCAGGACAGACATAGCATTGAAACATGCTATTATTTAAATGGTTTCCCTCCCGGCCACAAGTTCCATGGGAAAAATGTCAAACCTCCCAACCAAAGACGTTCCAATGCCAATCATGCAAAGGCGACAGACGCAAACAAACCTGCAGACAGCAGCTCCAAGTCCTCTTCCTCTATTGATGGTCCAAGGTTTACCACTGAAGAATACAACCAAATCATGGCAATGCTTCGGAAAAACAACGATGGTAACGCACACCACTTCGCGAATGTTGCAG GACGCGTCTATGAGGAGGATGATTGGCCTGGGCAAGCGACATAA
- the LOC139190680 gene encoding uncharacterized protein, which produces MSDKQVWHYEKNGIFSTNSAYYLAKREVDAGTSGSNSQDSLILKKLWNACVPGKPETVEHVLRDCSMARAIWFASLGIRGRDNSLVCFSDWVTKLAHDSSKLTFDLVLTTIWSIWRARNDLLWKGTISHPRDVALRAEEWMLAFRHYHSPSKMVSMQTIQKWYPSDIGFLKCNFDGAWDERSRKGGVGVIIRNCSGEFLVGLAAVEEDISSTLQEELLAARRALQFAQEIVSCSSGISFEGDPCSIEWGGRRSLHFGSYHQ; this is translated from the exons ATGTCTGATAAACAAGTTTGGCATTACGAAAAAAATGGTATTTTCTCGACGAATAGTGCTTATTACTTGGCAAAAAGAGAGGTGGATGCTGGAACGTCGGGTTCGAATTCCCAAGATTCGTTAATCTTGAAGAAATTATGGAATGCTTGTGTTCCTGGTAAG CCAGAAACTGTCGAGCATGTGTTGAGAGATTGTTCCATGGCTCGGGCAATATGGTTTGCAAGTTTGGGCATTAGAGGCCGAGATAATTCATTAGTATGTTTCAGTGATTGGGTAACTAAGCTTGCTCATGATTCCTCCAAGTTGACTTTTGACTTGGTGTTGACAACTATATGGAGCATTTGGAGAGCTCGTAATGATCTTTTGTGGAAAGGTACAATCTCTCATCCGCGTGATGTGGCTTTGAGAGCCGAGGAATGGATGCTTGCTTTTAGGCATTATCACTCCCCTAGCAAAATGGTATCGATGCAAACCATACAAAAGTGGTATCCTTCTGACATAGGTTTCTTAAAGTGTAACTTTGACGGCGCTTGGGATGAGAGATCGAGGAAAGGTGGCGTTGGAGTGATTATTCGCAACTGTAGTGGTGAATTTTTGGTAGGTCTCGCGGCTGTTGAGGAAGACATCAGTTCGACGCTACAAGAAGAGCTCTTGGCAGCTCGGCGAGCCTTGCAATTTGCTCAGGAAATAGTTTCATGTAGCTCGGGGATCTCTTTCGAAGGGGACCCTTGCAGCATTGAATGGGGAGGGCGAAGATCACTCCATTTTGGGTCCTATCATCAATGA